A single region of the Neodiprion pinetum isolate iyNeoPine1 chromosome 5, iyNeoPine1.2, whole genome shotgun sequence genome encodes:
- the LOC124220172 gene encoding uncharacterized protein, which translates to MRVSPIFLTAACTSWLGVAAADRSPQVELSTEYFLVPQVPDRTGGVSVASVVSVPGPNRTISIFRGGQPGRNGAGGFAHPTAQSLLRQQPWALPLAALSAAAMIFMAGFEVFVLLKARAAVPSRRHLFLGQVLLLGLFLLAGLSAAPSLAPNPISCGALRLIGLPAALVFAALLVKCVFLLSLNSGVYLPAPYQALVLVFAILVQVAIIGQWFYGTPSNTNLLSSASESTSHSVRLIPSSIASPLPPPPSSSAPAFTSPGDHPMQQCCCSTPVGHLVASLGYASMLLISVGGLAIRARGLRDNNGEAAFIGLAVGASLPVWVSGGVGALTAREENREAWLAYALLATSLLVFLLMFLPKGRQLAALGRENATVVTRGNPHDRDDGLSSLPASGYSPSFFHFKPPNDTLESKMLPCHQSTDRVALVSSGIPNCTACRCSANQLYPEDLRSGPVDTFVQLPPGMYLRPEDAGNLYTTMSANPNVFFQRAAHPGMMY; encoded by the exons ATGAGGGTGAGCCCGATCTTCCTTACCGCTGCCTGCACCTCCTGGCTCGGCGTCGCCGCGGCCGATCGGTCTCCCCAGGTCGAACTCTCGACCGAGTACTTCCTCGTCCCCCAAGTCCCGGACCGCACCGGCGGCGTCAGCGTTGCCAGCGTCGTCAGCGTCCCGGGACCCAACCGGACGATATCCATTTTTAGGGGTGGACAACCGGGCCGGAACGGAGCCGGTGGATTCGCCCATCCGACGGCGCAATCTCTTCTTCGTCAGCAGCCCTGGGCTCTGCCGCTTGCCGCCCTCAGTGCCGCTGCCATGATATTCATGGCCGGTTTCGAGGTCTTCGTTTTGCTCAAG GCTCGAGCTGCCGTCCCTAGCAGAAGACATTTGTTTCTGGGTCAAGTATTGCTGTTAGGATTGTTCCTTCTTGCTGGGCTATCAGCTGCGCCGTCTCTGGCCCCGAATCCCATCTCTTGTGGAGCCCTTCGCCTCATTGGCCTCCCTGCAGCTCTAGTATTCGCAGCGCTTCTTGTAAAGTGCGTTTTCCTACTCTCGTTGAACAGCGGCGTGTATTTGCCCGCACCCTATCAG GCATTGGTGCTGGTTTTTGCTATTCTAGTTCAAGTCGCCATAATTGGTCAATGGTTCTATGGCACTCCATCAAATACCAACCTATTGTCTAGTGCCTCGGAATCTACCAGCCATAGCGTACGTCTCATACCCTCTTCGATAGCCTCCCCTCTACCTCCACCACCGTCATCATCAGCACCAGCATTCACGTCGCCTGGGGATCACCCGATGCAACAATGTTGCTGCAGTACTCCGGTCGGCCATCTCGTTGCCTCGCTAGGTTATGCGAGTATGTTGCTGATCTCAGTTGGCGGTCTAGCGATCAGGGCACGAGGGCTTCGAGATAACAACGGAGAAGCAGCGTTTATAGGACTGGCAGTAGGCGCTTCGCTTCCTGTATGGGTCTCTGGCGGAGTTGGGGCTCTTACTGCCCGTGAAGAGAACCGTGAAGCTTGGCTAGCCTACGCACTTTTGGCCACATCCCTCCTTGTGTTTCTACTCATGTTTTTACCCAAGGGACGACAGCTCGCTGCCCTTGGAAGAGAAAACGCCACTGTTGTTACTCGTGGCAATCCACACGATAGGGATGACGGGCTCAGTTCGCTGCCGGCCAGCGGGTACTCACCATCCTTCTTTCACTTCAAACCGCCAAATGATACTCTGGAGTCTAAAATGCTGCCCTGTCATCAAAGCACAG ACCGTGTTGCCCTGGTGTCTTCTGGTATTCCAAACTGTACAGCGTGTAGATGCAGTGCTAATCAACTTTACCCTGAAG ATTTGCGTTCAGGACCCGTTGATACTTTTGTTCAATTGCCGCCGGGGATGTATCTGAGACCGGAGGATGCTGGAAATTTGTACACAACGATGTCTGCGAATCCAAATGTCTTCTTTCAGAGGGCAGCTCACCCTGGAATGATGTACTGA